GGTATGTGTATGGATGTCCATTGGTGGTTCCTGTCCAATTAACCCTTGTTAGAGCGTAGCGTGTGCAACCTTTAGGATCCGCCATTGATAATAGAGTAGGAAAATAGTGTTCTTCTGGGTAACATTCATCGGCTCTGTAACAGGGCAGCTTGAATTTCTTCCATAGACTCCGATCCTTGATCACCGTGAGCGCGTGCCGGCGCGTCAGCACGAAAAACTGCGATCCAACTCTAAATTTATCAAACGGCACTTCGGGCATCAAGGAGTACCTCCCTCTCGCAATGTAACGCTTCCATAGACGAGGCTCCTTAGATATAATCTCGATGAAACTTCTGTATTGGAGTCTGACTCCATACTGAGTTGACTCAGGGTCTGACTCGGAGAACGATAGATCGAAAGTTTTAGAAGAAAATAGAGAGTCGTAGACATAATTGAAGGAATGGAGAGGGATACAGAACTGAGAAAGAACAGCGAAGTAAGCGTTGGCGGAATCATCGAGAAGAGCAGTGGCCATGAGGCGGCGCGTTGCGGAGACCAAAGTGGGGGAAGCGCGGTAAGTGCGTTTAGCGTTTTGAATGAAGTGTGCCTTGAAAATACCAGCGGGGTGGGTAATATTGACGGAAGGATCGGCATGGACATAGATATTGTACCGATCTTGATGTGACTTGAAGAATCTATCCCACAAAGGAGCGAAGTAGAGATCGGTGTTGGTGAGAAAAAGGAAAGCGATCTTCAGCTTAGGTTTGGAGGCGGATAGATGAGAGAATGAGGATGGATGGGAAGAGGCAGCATCGGTGGCGGCTTTGCGGAAAAGGGCAAGATCGTCCTGTTCATCGGAAGGAGAGATGGCGGGAAGGCGAGGAGGAAGTATTTTGGGGGCTAAGAGGAAAAGAATCGGAAGTGAAAGGAGAAGGGAAAACGTGAGAATGAATGGGGATGAGAACATTGGAGGACCAATTTTTAGGGATTGAAGGAAAAAGGAATTGGGGAATGAAAGATGACAATTTGGCATATAAATGCCGATCCAATTGATAAAAATTGTTCAACTGACTCCAATTTCATACAGTGGATACTCAAGTTTTATTAGGGTTTGGAAGGAAAAATGTTGAATTGTGCCCAATTAGGTTTTCTAGTAGAGAGGAGCGACCGAGGCCATGGTGGTTGTGGCGTCGGAAGGGGTTTAGTTAAAGGGTTGTAGTGGTTTTGCAGATAACCTTTTATGGGTTTGTACAGC
The window above is part of the Euphorbia lathyris chromosome 3, ddEupLath1.1, whole genome shotgun sequence genome. Proteins encoded here:
- the LOC136223171 gene encoding glycosyltransferase BC10, which codes for MPNCHLSFPNSFFLQSLKIGPPMFSSPFILTFSLLLSLPILFLLAPKILPPRLPAISPSDEQDDLALFRKAATDAASSHPSSFSHLSASKPKLKIAFLFLTNTDLYFAPLWDRFFKSHQDRYNIYVHADPSVNITHPAGIFKAHFIQNAKRTYRASPTLVSATRRLMATALLDDSANAYFAVLSQFCIPLHSFNYVYDSLFSSKTFDLSFSESDPESTQYGVRLQYRSFIEIISKEPRLWKRYIARGRYSLMPEVPFDKFRVGSQFFVLTRRHALTVIKDRSLWKKFKLPCYRADECYPEEHYFPTLLSMADPKGCTRYALTRVNWTGTTNGHPYTYRPAEVSPKLIQDLRISSYSRSYLFARKFSPDCLRPLMRIADKVLFRD